Part of the Cryptosporangium arvum DSM 44712 genome, GTCGAGACGCAGTACTCCGTCGTAGGCCTCGATCCGGCGCCGGATGCCGTCCAGTCCGGATCCGTGCTGCGAGTCGGCGCCGCCGTGCCCGTCGTCGGTGATCTCGACGTACAGCGTTCCGCCGCGCAGCGCGGCGGACAGTTTCGCGGTCCGCGCGCCGCTGTGTTTCGCCACGTTCGTCAACGCCTCGGCGGCGACGAAGTACGCGGTGGCCTCCACCGAGGCCGCGCATCGCCCGGCCACGTCCACGTCGGCCTCACAGGGCACGGCCGACGCGCTCGCCAGACCGGTGAGGGCCCCGGCCAGACCGCGGTCGGCGAGCACCGGCGGCAGGATGCTGCGCGCCACCGCACGCAGGTCGGCCAGCGCGGTCTCGGCGGCGTCCTGCGCGCGGGCCAGGATCGCCTCGACCTCGTCGGGGTTGCGCGCCAGCGCCCGGCGAGCGGCGCCGAGCAGCACGTTCACCGCGACGAGCCGGTTCTGGCTCCCGTCGTGCAGCGCCCGTTCGATCCGCCGGAGCTCGACGGCGTGTGCGTCGAGCGCGGCGGCGCGGGTGGAGGTGAGCTCCGCGACACGCATCGACAGGTCGACGCTGGGGTCCGGGACGAGAAGTGTGCGGGCCGGCCACGACTGCAGCCGGGCCATGTTCGGGACGACCCCGACGATGACCGCGACCCAGCCGACGCCCAGTAGCGAGACCCAGAGCGCGCCGAGCGTGCTGTGCACCGTGCCGACGCCGATCGAGGTGGCGGTCGGATCGTCGGGCAGCAGCCGCCAGTAGAGGAAGAACGTCAGGTCGCGCACCGCCAGCAGCGGCAGCAGCGCACCGAGGAAGCCGAGCCCGAACCCGAGCGTCCCGTGACCGGCCGCCCAGCCGACCTCGCGACGCAGCGACCGGTCGGCCAGCGCGCCGCGGACACCCGGCGCCGGCGGGGGGAGGTCGGGCAGGTCGATGCCGTACCGGGCCAGCCGGTGGCGTTCCCGGTTCGCCAGCGCCCGCACCAGGCGCGCCGCGGCCGGAACGGCGAGCAGGCCGACGCCCACCACCGACGTGACCGCGGTGACGAGGACGATCGCCACGACCGCGAACGCCGCGGCCGCGGTGCCGAACCCGCCGACCAGCTGCTCGATGCCGATCCAACCCCGGCGGACCGCACGGCCGATCGCCGGGCGGAGGCTGCTCCGCGGTCGTACCGGGTCAGTGCTCATGATCGACGACCCTAGGCCGCCGCCGGTCACCGGGCAGTACAGCAGGCTGTACTCCGGCTGGGCAGGTGAGGGGCTCGGCGTCGCCGCTCGGAATTCGTAGCGTCGTTGTCATCACCAGTCACCGACGAGGGAGCACCGATGTCCGACCACTCCACTTCCACTCCGCAGGTTCTGCGCCCGCTGCTCTGGGTGCTGCTGACGATCGGCATGGTCGGCAACCTGGCCAGCTCGCTGCTCGGCGGCCCGGTGGCCGTCCACACCGCGTTCGGGGCGCTCACCGTCGTCAGCGGCATCGCGCTGGCGGTGAACTACCTGCGGAAGCGTTGACCGCAGCTCGCCGAGGTGGCCGCGATGAGTCGGCCCGCGGTGTGCCGGGCGGCGCGGAGGTCGATCTCCGATCGGCCCAGGCCGGCCAGCACCCCGTGGGCCGCTTCGGCGAAGTCCAGCGGCGCGCCCGGCAGCGCGGCCGCGGCGTCGACCGCGCCTTTTTCGTTGATCAGCCACGCGCCCGCGTGCGCGTGGAGCGCGTGGGCGCAGAGCCCGACGACGCGGAACAGACAGCCGGCGACGTAGGCCGTGTCCCGCCGGCCGACGCCTTTCCGCGCGATCGTCAGCGCGAACTCGGCCTCGCTCAGCGCGGTGGTGACGACCCGGCGGCGGAGCTCGGGCGGGTAGTCCTGCGCCTGCGCCCGCAGCGCGGTGAGGACACCGGACGGATCGGCCAGGACCCGGCCGAGCGCCACCTCGCCGACGTACGAGAAGTCGGGCACGCCCAGCGGGTGACCGACCTGGAAATGGAAGCGGAACCGGCCGTCGCGGGCGTCGCGCCAAGCGGTGTCCACGCGGTCGAGCTCGCGGTAGATCCAGTCGACCGGGGTGCCGGCGACGTCGAGCCAGCCGCCGCCGTCGACCCACGGGCCCCACGCGCCCCGGGCGCTGACCTCCGCGTCGGGCCCGGCGAGTTCACGGGCCAGCACACCGAGCGCGTCGACGTCGAGCGGCGGCCGGTAGTACAGGCCGAGGTCGACGTCGGAGGAGTCGATCGGGGCGTCGCGGGCGCGGCTGCCGCCCAGCATCACGCCGACGATCCCTGGTACGTCGATCAGCCGCTGCGCCATCTCGTGCAGTTGGTGGTCGCTCAGCACCCCAGCATGATCTAACAGGCGGGCTCGGACGGGCTGGGACTCGGCGTCGGCGTCGGCGCGCCGGAGGGCGTCGGGGTGGTGGTGGGGGTGGGGCTCGCGCCGCAGGTTTCGTCGCTGCTCGCGGAGGAGCTGGATTTGCTCGGGGAGGGTTCGCCCGGGGTTGCAGCTGTGGAGGGGGACGGAGAGCCGGAGCCGCTCGGGGACGCGGAGCCGGTCGGGCTCGCGGAGCCGGTCGGGCTCGGGGAGCCGGTGGGGCTCGGGGAGCCGGTGGGGGTCGGGCTCGGGGTGCCGGAGGTGCTCGGGCTCGGGGAGCCGGTCGGGCTCTGGCTCGGTGATGGGGGGCCGATCGGGGACGGGGTGCCGGACGGTGACGCGGACCCTGACGGCGACGGCGAGCCCGACGGGGAGCTTGACGGCTTCGTGGACGGCGGCGTCTCCGGGGACGGCGCCGGTGCCGGAACCGGGCGCGGCTTCACGCTTCCCGGCGCGACCCGCGTCGCGGCGTAGAACTCCTCCCACCACACCGGCGCGATCCGCACGACGTCGCCGGTCGTCGGCGCGTGCAGCATCTTCCCGCCGCCGAGATAGATCGCCACGTGGTGGATCGAGTCCCAGTTGGACTTGTCGGTCGCGAAGAACAGCAGGTCGCCGGGGAGCAGCTCGCTCGTCGCGACCAGCTGCGTCGACCGGTACTGCGGACGAGCCGTGCGCGGCAACGAGATCCCGGCGTACGCGAACGCGGTCTGCACGAGCCCCGAGCAGTCGTAGGTGTCCGGCCCTTCCGCGCCCCACACGTACGGCTTCCCCCGCTGGGCCAACGCGAACTCGATCGCGCTCAGCACCGCCGGTGCGGCCACGCCCTTCGCGTCCCGGATCCACTCCGACGACCGCGCCGCGTCCACCGCTTCCTGGCCGGCCTGCGCGGCGTCGATCACGTGCTCGCGGCCCGACCGCAGCTTCTTGATCTCCGTCGCCCGGCGCGACAGGTCCGCCCCGAGCTTCTCGACCCGCTCCGCCGCGGCGTCGGCCAGCGCGGTGGTCACGTTGACGTCGCTGATCGCCGTACGTTCCGCGACCTCGGCTCCGGCGACGCGCGCCTCCGCCGAGTCGGTCCCGGGGTCGGGGTGGCCGAACATCCGGCGGCGCGGATCGCCGGGTAACACCGACGGCTGGTCGGCCGACTCGATGTAGGTCCTGCGCGCCCACTCGTCGAACGCCGACCGCGCGGCCGCCACCTCGGCGGTGGCGCCGGAGCGGCGGTCCTCGGCCCGCTCCTGGTCGCCGCGTGCGGTGGACAGCTCGCCCTTGGCCTCTTCCAGCCGCTCCGCGACCGCTTCGGCCGCGATCTGCTTCTTCTTCACCTGCTGCGCGAGGGTGAGGTTCTCCGGGGTCCGCGTCTTCTCCGGAGTATTCGTCTTCGCGGGGGTCTGCGTCCTCGGGGTGGCCGGGGTGGCCGTTTCACCGGCCGGTGCCGGTACCGGCGGCTCGGCCCGCACCACCTCCGCCGTGCCCGCCAGCAGCCCGGCCGCGAGCACCGCGGCGAGCGCCATCGAGGTCCCGCGTCGCCCGATCATCGCGTCGCCAAGTACCCGGGCCGCCACCGGCCCAGTCCTGACCACCCGCATTGATCGACGCAAAAGCACATCCTCACCAGAGCTATGCCCGACGCGACCTACGTTTCCATCGTTGCCCCAATTGACGGCTGACGCATCTTCAAACGGCAGAAAACCTGAAGATGCACGGCTTCGCGAACCATCCACCTTCCGTCGTCGTGTACCTACCGCTGGTCACGAACACGCACGGGAAGGATGGGCCCAGTGATGCAACACGGCTGAATCTCAGGGTGGGCTCCCAGGGCTCTCCCCGATGTGACCGACTGTCCGATGACGAGAGTCTGCAGGCGCCCGGCCGACGGAGCCGGTCACGCCGGAGGTCACCCCATGCAGGCCGTGCTGGACAGCCTCCTCGGTCTCCCGGCGCCCGTCGTCGTCGTACTCGCGTTTCTGATCTTGGCCGGTGAGCCGGCCCTTCTCCCCGGCATCCTGCTGCCGAGCGTCTCGACCGCACTCGGGTTGGGCTTCCTCGTCGACGGCGGCACGATCAACCTCCCCACCGCCCTGGTCACCGCCGTCGTGGCGGTGGTCGCCGGTGACGTCTGCGCCTACGTGGTCGGCCGTCGGGGCACGGGCGGGCGGCGGCGCAGCGGCCTCGTCCAACGGCGCCTCGACGGTGCGGTGAACCGGGCGTCCGCGCTGATCGCCCGGCACGGCGGCCGGTCGGTGTTCTTCGCCCGCTGGGTGGTCGGCGCCCGGACGCTCGTTCCCCGCCTGGCCGGCGCGGGCCGGATGCCCCCGGGCACGTTCCTGCGTCACAGCGTCCCGGCCGGGGTGTTGTGGTCGGTGTGCTGGGTGGGCGCCGGGCAACTCGCCGGGAGTTCCTACCGCCAGGTCTCGGCGGTCGCGGGGCAGGCGACCCTCGGGTTCGTGGTGGCCGTGGTCGCGGTGGTCGCCGGTGTCGTCGCCGGGCGGCGGCTCGGGCGGCTGGCCGGCACGTCCACCGTGCGGCTCGTCGCGGCGCTCGCCGCGATCGGCGGTGCGCTGACCGCGCTGGTGGTCGTGGCGGTGCGGGCCGGTGGCCTGCCGCGGGTCGACGAACCGGTCGCGGCGGCGCTGGACTCACTCTCCTGGGGTGGCCTCGATCTCGCCGTCCGGGTCGTGCTGACCTCGACGCCCTCGTACACGGTGATCGCGATCGCCGCCGTCGTCGTACTGCTGCGCCCGGTGCGCTCACCCCGCCGACGCGGCGCGCTGGGGCTGCTCGCGTCCGGCGGGGCGGTGGTGCCGCTGATGATGCTCGTCGTCGTGCTCAACGTCGCCGAGACGGTGGCGCACAGCGAGCGGCTGTTCGCCATCCAGCACGCGACCTCGACCACCGCGATCGTGCTCGCGGCCTGGACGGTGGCACGCAAGCAGCACACGCGGCTCGGCCAGGGTTCGGCGTGGACGCTCGGAGCGGCGGCGGTCGTCGTGCTGGCCGCGGGGCGGATCTATCTGGGGTGGGGGTCGGTGAGCAGTACCGTCGCGGCCCTGCTCATCGGTGTGGCCTGGGCGGGGGTGTTCGCCGCAGCATGGGCGGCGACCCCGGGCACCCAGGCCACGGTGAGGGACCGGAAAGGATCAGGCCGCCAGACCGCCGGTTCGCCCGAACATGCGGCGGCGGAGCACGGCTACCGGGCTTCCCCGGTGAACCAAGCTGTTGTGCAGCTCGAGAAGGGCCTGGACCTCGGCCCGGTTGTTGCTCGACGCTCCTGGCTGGGCGCAGGTTCCACAGTGAAGTTCGAACATGACGGTTACCTCCTGGCCCTACCGGCGCCGACCGCTCCGGACGGTCGGTTCGCGATCCCCACCGGATAAATCCGGTCTTTGGGTAGTCCCCCGTGGATTCAGGTTAGAAACCCGTTCACGCAACCTCACGCTGTGCAATCAGCGCACGATCCCGGCGTCCCGGGCAAGTAGCGCAGCCTGGACGCGATCGCTCACGTTCAGCTTGTTGAACACTGCGGACATCTGATTACGAATCGTCTTCTCGCTGACGTTGAGGTTGCGGGCGATCTGCGCGTTGGTGTCGCCCATCGCGAGCCGGTTGACGATCTCCAACTCGCGCGTCGTGAGCTGGTCGAACGGCGGGGGCAGCACGGCCGGGGCGCGGCGCAGCGCGGTGAGCACCGTCGGACCCACCCGCGGCCCGAGCACGACGCCCCCGCTGGCCACCGTCCGCAGAGCGTCGATCACCATGTCGGGGTCGGTGTCCTTGAGCAGGAACCCACGGGCACCCGCGTTCAACGCCTTGGCGACGATGTCGTCGTCGTCGGCCATCGTGAGCATCAGCACGGCGGTGTCCGGGCAGGCCTCGAGAATGCGTCGGGTCGCGTCGACACCGTCCCCGTCGGGGAGCACGACGTCCATCGCGATGACGTCGGACTGGCACGTGATGGCCTCGCGCACGGCCTCCTCGACGCTGGCGGCCTCGGCGACCGCGCTGACCCACGGTTCGTCCTCGAGCATCACCTTGAGTCCACGCCGGACCACGGGATGATCGTCGACGATGAGGACCCGCTTCGGCTCGTCCACCGGTGTGCCTCCCTGGAACGACCACGCGCCGCTCACCGGAATCACACCACGCTCGTCATCGGGACGGCGACCGTGGTCGGAGCACCGCCGGTGAGAACAGGGCACGCGGCGGCGGTGACGAGGTCGCCGGTGGCGATCGCTCCGTCGCCGGACACGTCCACGTGGGCTTCCACCGTGTAGACCGCGTCCGGGTCGACGCCGGTGACCGGCACCCGGAACGGGATTCCGGCGCCGCCGCCGAGCAGGACGTTCGACATCGTCACCTCGCCGACCGGGCTCATCGGTCCGCCCGTCGTCGTGGTGTCGCGCACGCTGACCACGACCGTGGCGGCCCGGCCGCCGGGCCCGTCGTCCGGGAGGCGCAGCACTCCGGTGACCGCTTCGACGTCGGCGCCGACCGGCGCGGGGGCGGGCGCGGGCGCGGGCGCGGGTGCGGGGGCGGGTGCGGCACCGGGCGCGGGCGCGGGGGCGGGCGCGGGCGCGGCGCCGGGGGCGGGAGTCGGTTCGGGGGTGTCCCGGTACATCTGCTCGATCACCCGGCAGTCGCCGTCGGAGAGTTGGCGACGCTGGCCGAGCGGGAGACCTGCCGGTGGGGTGTGGACGGTGTCGAGCGTGCGCTCGCCGTTGGTCGAGAAGGCCACCCGGGGGTAGTGCATGATCGACTCGTAGTCGTAGGGGCCGACCTCCGGGCCGACGGCCTGGATGAGGAAGTTCGGCCGGGCCTCGGTGGTGATGTTCTGCCAGTGGATCGTGACGTAGTCGTCGCGGTCGGTGCGGCAGTGTTCGTGCCAGCGACCGAGCGTGTGCACCATCTCGTGCAGCACGCGCCCCATCTCGCCGCCGGCGAGGATCTCGATGTGCTGCTCACCGCCGATGCGGCCGACGCGCGAGGCGAAGGAGTCGCCGAGCACGAAGCGGACGTAGTCGGAGTGGGTGTCGGTCCGCGGGACGAAGCGGATGCGGGTGCGTGTCTCCAGGTGCTCGATCGCCTCCGCGACGTGCTCCTCCGGCCCGACGTCAGCCGCGACCTCGAACGGCACCACTCCCCCTTCCCACAACCGCACCACCGTCCCCACCCCCTCCGCCACCACGTCCGGGAGGAGAGATGGCGTCCCAGGCGCGGGCGCCACGGGTGCTGCGGTCCCGGACGCCGCGATCCCGGGCGCCGCAGAAGCTGACGCGGACGCAGGCGCAGCAGGCGCTGGCGCGGAAGCAGGCGCCGCAGACGCAGACGCGGGTGCGGGTGCCGCAGACGCGGGTGCGGGCGCGGGCGCGGGTGCGGGAGCTGGCGCTACGGGAACGGGTGCCGCAGGTGACGCAGGCGCTGGCGCGGGGGCTGCGGGCGCTGGCGTAGCAGGCGCTGGCGCGGGGGCTGCGGGCGCTGGCGTAGCCGGCGCTGGCGGCGCGGACGCGCCGCCCGGGAGCGCGGGCTGGGCGGCGGGCGTCAGGGCTGGGGCGTCGGCCGCTCGTGGGATGGGGAGCGCGGGCGATCGGCGCGCGGGTGTGCCGTTGACGACGGCCGGGGTGGGGGCGGGCGGCTCGACCAGCATCAGCGATGCGGCCGGGAAGTGAACCCGCACCGTTGTGCCCGTCGGCTGCGCCGGGACGATCTCGCACTCGCCACCCAGCTCCCCCGCGCGATCGCGCATCGAAGCCAACCCCACCCCGGCCCGCACCGGGCCGGTGATGCCGACCCCGTCGTCGGTGACCTCGATCGTCAGATCGCGCCCCCGCCGCACGGTGACCAGGCAGTTGCGCGCCCCGGCGTGCCGGGTGACGTTGTTCAGCGCTTCGGCCACGACCCGGTACGCCGCCACCTCCACCGCGGCGGGCAGGCGGTCGAGGTCGTCGCGCACGTCGAGCTGCACCGACAACGCCGAGCTGTCGAAGCGGCGGCACTCGTCGCGCAGGGCGACCGCGAGCCCGCGGTCGAGCGCGGGCGGGCGCAGCTCGTCGACCAGCCGCCGCACCTCGGCGGTGCACGCCGCCAGGTCACCGGCGAGCGCGTCGAGGATGTCACGCACCCGCCCGGGCCCTGCGAGCTTCCGCGCGGCACGCACCTGCATGGACATCCCGGTCAGGCTCGGGCCCAGCCCGTCGTGCAGGTCACGGCGCAGCCGGCGCCGCTCCTCCTCCTGCGCCCGCACCAGCCGTTCCCGCGACTCCTGCAGGTCCCGGGTGAGACGGCTGGCCTCGACCGCCACCCCGGCGTGCAGCGCGATGTCGGCCAGCAGCTGCGTCTCCCGCGGCGTGAAGTGCCCGCCGTCGGTGCGCGGCGACACCAGCAACCGTCCGATGTGCTCACCGCGGGAGAGCATGTCGAACGCCTGCACGGTCGGCCCGACCTGCCCGTACCAGGCCAGCAGCCGGGAGCCGTGCTGCTCGGCCACCTCCACCGCCACGTACGGAACCTGCAGCGAGCTGGCGATCGTGCCGGTGAGCAGCGGCAGCACCGCGTTCGGTTCGGCGGTCTGACCCAGCACGTCGCCCATTTCGGCGATCACCTTGTACGGGTCGTGCCGGTCGCCGTAGAGCAACTGGTTGACGCCCTGCTGCACCCGGCGATGCAGCGGCGCGTACGCGATCGCGATCACCCCGGTGGTGACGAGCGAGATCGAGTCGCCCGAGGTGTTGCGCATGATCACCTCGCGCAACACCGTGACGATCGCGACGAAGCCGACCACGACGAGCGCGGTCATGACCAGCCAGACCAGCGTGCGGTTGAGCACCCGGTCGAGGTCGTACAGCCCGTAGCGGACGATCGCGACGGTCATCCCGAGCGGCACCGCGACGGCGGCGAGCACGTACCCGCCGTCGAGGTTGAAGAACGTGAGCCCCCAGCCGAGCAGCAGCAGCACGACCGCGGGCAGCAGACACGCGAGCTGCTGCCGGGTGTCGCTGTCGGCGCGACGCCAGCGTGACCACAGCGCGGCGAGCACGCACAGCCCGGCCGCCACCGTGAGGAACACCCCCACGGCGAAGATCCGGAGCACGAGCTTCGTCGTGGGCGACGGCTCGACCGCGACGTTGCTGAGCAGCGTCCGGGGTTCGTCGGCCGCGACCGCGGCCAGCGCCACCGTGCTGAGCAGGGTGAGCGCCGCGAGCGCGAGTGCGAGCCACCGCCAGCCCCGGCCCGGTAATCGCCCGTCGGGGAAGAACAGGAGCGCCAGGAAGAGCAAGCCGTAAGCCGGCCACCAGGTCCACTGGCTGAGCCAGGCGACCGGCTCCCACCGACTCCAGCTGACGGCCACCGCGCTCACCGCGGCACTGGCGCCGGCCGCCAGGAGCAGCCGGCCGACCAGATGTTTCGGCACGGCGACCAGGATGAGGAGACCCATCGCCGTGCCGGAGATCGCCAGCGCGATGCTGATGCCCACCGGTCCCGTGTCCGCGTCGGTGCCGCCGTCGAGCTGCCCCACCAGGATCGCCGCGACGACCAGCCCGACGACGAACAACCCCGCGACGGTGCGGGGGGTGAACCAGGACAGTGAGGGTGAGCGCATCGGGTGCCGTTCGTTCAGCTGATCTTGTGCATGAGGTTGTGGAACCAGTTGCCGGGGTCCTGCTGCCCGGCGTCAGCCGCGGTCGCGGCGTGGGTGACGCCGCTCAACGCCGCGACGCTGTCGAGCAGCGACTTGCCCGTCAACGCCGGGAGCTCGCCGAGCGCCTCGTCGACGCTCAGGCCGTAGTCCTCGGAGATCTCGTCCGGGTGCGACGAGGTGTACTCGGCCAGGTACGCGAACACCGCGGCGATCCGCGTCTGCACGGCCGCGGGGTCGGGCTTCTCGTTGGTCTTCACCAGGCCGCGCAGCGTCCACGTCTCGTCGAACACCGGGGCCAGGCGCTGACCGTCCTGGTCGAAGAAGTCGAGCCCGCGCGGCGGCTGGAGGTGCACGCCCTCGTGCGTGGCCAGTAAGTCGCTGACGTTGCCGAACAGGTGCGCGAAGCGGTCGTTGACGTCGATGACGAAGACGGTCTCCGTCGGGGCGGTCTCGTGGTCCGAGATGGTCACCGGATGTCCTTCACACTGTGGATGGAGCGGGTGCTCCGTCGATAGGTCAATGGTGGGGTATGCGGGACGGTCGGCGCGCACGAGTGAGGGCCGAGATCCCCCTCGGATCCCGGCGCCCACCCGAGGACGTCGTCCTCACCCGGCCCCCCAGCTCTCACGTCCGCCGGCCCGCGGAAGTTCGCGCCGCTCAACCGTCGGTGACGCGAACCGCCAGCAGGGACTGGACGGCGACGATGTTGTTCAACACGCTGACCCGGCCGGAACCGGCGAACAGCAGGCCCACGGCGCCCTCGTCCGGGTCGGTGACGAGGCTGCCCGAATCGCCGCCGGCCGACATGTTCGTCGTGACGATCTGCTGGCCGAACCGCGCGATCCGCCCCCGGTCGTAGTGCACGTCGACGGTCACGTTGACGTTGAGCACGTAGCCGGTCGTGAAGTTGGTGGTGCGGCCCCACTTCTGCAGGGTGTCGTTGATGTTCGGCTTCGGGTTGAGCGTCGTCACCTCGCCGGCCCAGTAGACGCGGCGATCCGTGCCGTGCACGCCCTCGGCGATCGCGGCGTCCACGAAGTTCACCGGCTTGCGCCGGCCGTCGTGGAAGTGGATCGGAACGAAGCGCACCAGCCGACCGATCACGTCGGCCGGGTAGCGACCCCCGTCGACCAGGGCCGGCTGCAGCACCGGATCACCCGAGCGGCCGGCGTTGCAGTCGGCGAGCGCGTAGTTGGTGCTGAGGATGTAGTAGCGGCCGGCGTTCGGCTCCACGTCGAAGCACCCGGCACCGAACGTACCGGCGTTGCCGCGGAAGTGGCCGACGCTGACCCCGGCGAACGCGGGCCGCACCCGCTGGCCGAGCTGGAACGGCCCGACGCCGAGCGACGCGGTGGCGCTGCCCCGGTCGGCCCAGGGCTGCGGGCCGCCGCCGGCGCGGATGAGCCCGACTTCCTGCACGTCGGTCGGGATGCCGTCGAGCTCCGCCGGGACGAGCGCGGTCGGAGCGAGGTAGCGGGCGTCGACTTTCCGGTGGACCAGGACGGTGATCGCTCGTTCGCCGGTGTTGATGCCACCGCTGTACCGGTGGCCGAGACCCACTCCGACGACGTTCGGGCGGCCCAGCAGGGCGTCCTGGTACTTGGTCTGGGTCTCGACCAGAGGAAGGAACTCTGTCCGGACGACCTGGGGAAGCATTGCGGTCCCTTCGGGGGAGAACCGAATGGCGACTACGTTGCTCTCCACCTTGGTGGGTCCGCTGACCCGGTCGACAGAGACGCCAGTCCCGAGTACTCGGGCACCCTGCCCGGACACTCGGGACCGCGCTCGGTCGTCGGAGAAAACCTAACCCGCGAACGGGAACGGCGTCAGCCCGCGGACGCCGGGCCGGACGTGGAACAGCGCGCCCGCCTGCGGCTCGGCGCCCTCGGCGAGGTTCTCCCTCGTCGTCGTGACGAACAGGTCGCGGTCGACGAACGCGCAGGACGTCGGCTGGCTGACCGGCAGTTCGACGACGAGGTCGAGCCGTCCCGACGAGTCGTAGCGGTGCACGGCGCCGGCCCCGTAGAGCGCCACCCAGACCCCGCCGTCCGCGTCGATCGTGAGTCCGTCCGGCGTGCCCTGGTCGATCGCGACGAACTCGCGCCGGTCGTGCAGGTCCCCCGAGGAAGGATCGACGTCGAACACGTCGACCCGCTTGGTCGGCGAGTCGACGAAGTACGCGCGGGTGCCGTCCGGCGTCCAGGACAGGCCGTTGGAGACCGCGAGGTCGGTGAGCACCACGTGGACGCTCCGATCCGGGTCGAGCCGGTAGAGCGTGCCCCGGCCGGGCTCCTGGTCGTAGGACATCGTGCCGCAGTAGAAGCGGCCGCGCGGGTCGGCTCCGCCGTCGTTCATCCGGATACCGGGCTCGGTGAACGCTTCGATCCACACCGGCTCGGCCTCGTCGGGCGCGTCCAGATCACCGGGGTCGAGCAGCGCGAATCCCCGCTCGGTGGCCAGCACCCAGCCGCCGTCCCGGCGGGGGCGCAGCGCCGCGGCGACGTCGGACACCGCACGCCGGGTGACTCTGCTGGTGAACGGGTCGTACGTGAGCACGGCCCCCTTCATCAGGTCGACGAAACGGAGAGTGCCCTCGGCCGTGTCCCAGACCGGGCCCTCACCGTGCTCCGCACACGCGTCGGTCACCTGCTCCGCTTGCACATCCACCTCCTGTCGACGGGCTACCAGTACCCCGCACTACCGCCCTTAAGCGGAGCGCGTCATCACGCGGCGCAGCGCGTTGCGCGGTACGCCCGCGGCGATCGCACCGGCGGCGGTGGTGAGCGCGGCCAACGCGAACGCGATCGCGACGCCGGATTCCCGCTCGACCAGCACACCGGCCACCGCCGCGCCCGCCGCCGAAGCAGCGAACACCACGGTCGCGACCCAGGTGTAGGCCTCGTTCACCATGCCGGCCGGCGCGATGCGCGAGACCAGCGTGTTCTCCACGGTCAGCGCCGGGGCCAGGGTCAGCCCGGCGACCACCAGGACCACGGCCATGAAGCCCGCCGTCGGCACGAGCGCCATCGTGGCCAGCCCGGCCGCGACCGCACCGAGCGCGACCGCCCACTGCGTCGGCAGCGACCGCCGGAACTGACGGGTGCCGTACCAGAGCCCGCCGGTGACGCTACCCACGCCCCACAGCCCGAGCAGCAGACCGGCCAGCCCATCGGCGTCCGCACCGGACCGCTCGGCGGCGAACGCCGGAATCGCGACGCCGACGACACCGAACGCGAACGCCAGACCGGACGAGACCGCGAGCAGCAGCGGCATGCCGAGCGCCACCGCCGGGCCGAGACCACGGGCGGGAGCCCGGCCGGGCTCCGGACGCCAAGCGCGCGTCGCGCGGCCGGCGGCCACCGCGAGCGTGCCCACGACCGCCAGCACCGCCGCGACGATCAGCGAGACCGAGGGCTCGGTGACGATCGCCAGCGCGCCGACGACCATCGGGCCGAGCA contains:
- a CDS encoding M12 family metallopeptidase, translating into MRSPSLSWFTPRTVAGLFVVGLVVAAILVGQLDGGTDADTGPVGISIALAISGTAMGLLILVAVPKHLVGRLLLAAGASAAVSAVAVSWSRWEPVAWLSQWTWWPAYGLLFLALLFFPDGRLPGRGWRWLALALAALTLLSTVALAAVAADEPRTLLSNVAVEPSPTTKLVLRIFAVGVFLTVAAGLCVLAALWSRWRRADSDTRQQLACLLPAVVLLLLGWGLTFFNLDGGYVLAAVAVPLGMTVAIVRYGLYDLDRVLNRTLVWLVMTALVVVGFVAIVTVLREVIMRNTSGDSISLVTTGVIAIAYAPLHRRVQQGVNQLLYGDRHDPYKVIAEMGDVLGQTAEPNAVLPLLTGTIASSLQVPYVAVEVAEQHGSRLLAWYGQVGPTVQAFDMLSRGEHIGRLLVSPRTDGGHFTPRETQLLADIALHAGVAVEASRLTRDLQESRERLVRAQEEERRRLRRDLHDGLGPSLTGMSMQVRAARKLAGPGRVRDILDALAGDLAACTAEVRRLVDELRPPALDRGLAVALRDECRRFDSSALSVQLDVRDDLDRLPAAVEVAAYRVVAEALNNVTRHAGARNCLVTVRRGRDLTIEVTDDGVGITGPVRAGVGLASMRDRAGELGGECEIVPAQPTGTTVRVHFPAASLMLVEPPAPTPAVVNGTPARRSPALPIPRAADAPALTPAAQPALPGGASAPPAPATPAPAAPAPAPATPAPAAPAPAPASPAAPVPVAPAPAPAPAPAPASAAPAPASASAAPASAPAPAAPASASASAAPGIAASGTAAPVAPAPGTPSLLPDVVAEGVGTVVRLWEGGVVPFEVAADVGPEEHVAEAIEHLETRTRIRFVPRTDTHSDYVRFVLGDSFASRVGRIGGEQHIEILAGGEMGRVLHEMVHTLGRWHEHCRTDRDDYVTIHWQNITTEARPNFLIQAVGPEVGPYDYESIMHYPRVAFSTNGERTLDTVHTPPAGLPLGQRRQLSDGDCRVIEQMYRDTPEPTPAPGAAPAPAPAPAPGAAPAPAPAPAPAPAPAPVGADVEAVTGVLRLPDDGPGGRAATVVVSVRDTTTTGGPMSPVGEVTMSNVLLGGGAGIPFRVPVTGVDPDAVYTVEAHVDVSGDGAIATGDLVTAAACPVLTGGAPTTVAVPMTSVV
- a CDS encoding SMP-30/gluconolactonase/LRE family protein, which codes for MQAEQVTDACAEHGEGPVWDTAEGTLRFVDLMKGAVLTYDPFTSRVTRRAVSDVAAALRPRRDGGWVLATERGFALLDPGDLDAPDEAEPVWIEAFTEPGIRMNDGGADPRGRFYCGTMSYDQEPGRGTLYRLDPDRSVHVVLTDLAVSNGLSWTPDGTRAYFVDSPTKRVDVFDVDPSSGDLHDRREFVAIDQGTPDGLTIDADGGVWVALYGAGAVHRYDSSGRLDLVVELPVSQPTSCAFVDRDLFVTTTRENLAEGAEPQAGALFHVRPGVRGLTPFPFAG
- a CDS encoding MFS transporter, with the translated sequence MSAGLARYREVWRLPGARTLLVGSILGRLPVGMAPLLLVLLVEKSTGSYAAAGVASAAYAVATAVVGPVLGRLADRVRPAPVLVGTAIAWPLATAAVLLAAGSGVAVPVLWAVSALLGASLPPLTATVRSVWAELTSAPGANHLREAALALETTAFELVFVLGPMVVGALAIVTEPSVSLIVAAVLAVVGTLAVAAGRATRAWRPEPGRAPARGLGPAVALGMPLLLAVSSGLAFAFGVVGVAIPAFAAERSGADADGLAGLLLGLWGVGSVTGGLWYGTRQFRRSLPTQWAVALGAVAAGLATMALVPTAGFMAVVLVVAGLTLAPALTVENTLVSRIAPAGMVNEAYTWVATVVFAASAAGAAVAGVLVERESGVAIAFALAALTTAAGAIAAGVPRNALRRVMTRSA